The Odocoileus virginianus isolate 20LAN1187 ecotype Illinois chromosome 12, Ovbor_1.2, whole genome shotgun sequence genome has a segment encoding these proteins:
- the SPRING1 gene encoding SREBP regulating gene protein isoform X3, translating to MVNLAAMVWRRLLRKRWVLALVFGLSLVYFLTSTFKQEERAVRDRNLLQVQDHDQPIPWKVQFNLGNSSRPSNQCRNSIQGKHLITDELGYVCERRDLLVNGCCNVNVPGTKQHCCDGCLPNGCCSAYEYCVSCCLQPSKQLLLEHFLNRAAVAFQNLFMAVEDHFELCLAKCRTSSQGSTFLPPHCCGNAES from the exons ATGGTGAACCTGGCGGCTATGGTGTGGCGCCGGCTCTTGCGGAAGAGGTGGGTGCTCGCCCTGGTCTTCGGGCTCTCGCTGGTCTACTTCCTCACCAGCACCTTCAAGCAG GAGGAGAGGGCAGTGAGAGATCGGAATCTCCTCCAGGTCCAAGACCACGATCAACCCATCCCGTGGAAAGTACAGTTTAATTTGGGCAATAGTAGTCGGCCCAGCAACCAGTGCCGGAACTCCATTCAGGGGAAACACCTCATCACAGATGAACTGG GTTACGTCTGTGAGAGGAGAGATTTGCTGGTGAATGGCTGCTGTAACGTCAACGTCCCTGGCACGAAGCAGCACTGCTGTGACGGCTGCCTGCCCAATGGCTGCTGTAGCGCCTACGAGTACTGTGTCTCCTGCTGCCTGCAGCCCAGCAAG CAACTCCTCCTGGAGCACTTCCTCAACCGGGCAGCTGTGGCATTCCAGAACCTCTTCATGGCAGTCGAAGATCACTTTGAATTGTGTTTGGCTAAATGCAGGACCTCATCCCAG
- the SPRING1 gene encoding SREBP regulating gene protein isoform X1: MVNLAAMVWRRLLRKRWVLALVFGLSLVYFLTSTFKQEERAVRDRNLLQVQDHDQPIPWKVQFNLGNSSRPSNQCRNSIQGKHLITDELGYVCERRDLLVNGCCNVNVPGTKQHCCDGCLPNGCCSAYEYCVSCCLQPSKQLLLEHFLNRAAVAFQNLFMAVEDHFELCLAKCRTSSQSVQHENTYRDPIAKYCYGESPPELFPA; encoded by the exons ATGGTGAACCTGGCGGCTATGGTGTGGCGCCGGCTCTTGCGGAAGAGGTGGGTGCTCGCCCTGGTCTTCGGGCTCTCGCTGGTCTACTTCCTCACCAGCACCTTCAAGCAG GAGGAGAGGGCAGTGAGAGATCGGAATCTCCTCCAGGTCCAAGACCACGATCAACCCATCCCGTGGAAAGTACAGTTTAATTTGGGCAATAGTAGTCGGCCCAGCAACCAGTGCCGGAACTCCATTCAGGGGAAACACCTCATCACAGATGAACTGG GTTACGTCTGTGAGAGGAGAGATTTGCTGGTGAATGGCTGCTGTAACGTCAACGTCCCTGGCACGAAGCAGCACTGCTGTGACGGCTGCCTGCCCAATGGCTGCTGTAGCGCCTACGAGTACTGTGTCTCCTGCTGCCTGCAGCCCAGCAAG CAACTCCTCCTGGAGCACTTCCTCAACCGGGCAGCTGTGGCATTCCAGAACCTCTTCATGGCAGTCGAAGATCACTTTGAATTGTGTTTGGCTAAATGCAGGACCTCATCCCAG AGCGTGCAGCACGAGAACACCTATAGGGACCCCATAGCAAAGTACTGCTACGGAGAGAGCCCCCCCGAGCTCTTCCCCGCGTGA
- the SPRING1 gene encoding SREBP regulating gene protein isoform X2 encodes MPPGPQACPAPRRDGEPGGYGVAPALAEEEERAVRDRNLLQVQDHDQPIPWKVQFNLGNSSRPSNQCRNSIQGKHLITDELGYVCERRDLLVNGCCNVNVPGTKQHCCDGCLPNGCCSAYEYCVSCCLQPSKQLLLEHFLNRAAVAFQNLFMAVEDHFELCLAKCRTSSQSVQHENTYRDPIAKYCYGESPPELFPA; translated from the exons ATGCCGCCGGGGCCCCAAGCCTGCCCCGCTCCGCGCCGGGATGGTGAACCTGGCGGCTATGGTGTGGCGCCGGCTCTTGCGGAAGAG GAGGAGAGGGCAGTGAGAGATCGGAATCTCCTCCAGGTCCAAGACCACGATCAACCCATCCCGTGGAAAGTACAGTTTAATTTGGGCAATAGTAGTCGGCCCAGCAACCAGTGCCGGAACTCCATTCAGGGGAAACACCTCATCACAGATGAACTGG GTTACGTCTGTGAGAGGAGAGATTTGCTGGTGAATGGCTGCTGTAACGTCAACGTCCCTGGCACGAAGCAGCACTGCTGTGACGGCTGCCTGCCCAATGGCTGCTGTAGCGCCTACGAGTACTGTGTCTCCTGCTGCCTGCAGCCCAGCAAG CAACTCCTCCTGGAGCACTTCCTCAACCGGGCAGCTGTGGCATTCCAGAACCTCTTCATGGCAGTCGAAGATCACTTTGAATTGTGTTTGGCTAAATGCAGGACCTCATCCCAG AGCGTGCAGCACGAGAACACCTATAGGGACCCCATAGCAAAGTACTGCTACGGAGAGAGCCCCCCCGAGCTCTTCCCCGCGTGA